In a genomic window of Caloenas nicobarica isolate bCalNic1 chromosome 1, bCalNic1.hap1, whole genome shotgun sequence:
- the METTL21C gene encoding protein-lysine methyltransferase METTL21C has translation MISAQQPPFPNNIQRVMDCPTEEEETCEEQSESENCTCSSTCASSTAEPNSDLPVTLKILQNWVPRASHYFDKEHYTYVGHQIVIQESIEHFGAVVWPGALALSQYLETNQEQFNLKDKRVLEIGAGTGLVSIVACLLGAYVTATDLPEVLENLSYNISRNTQNMNMHKPEVRKLVWGEGLNEDFPVSTYHYDFILASDVVYHHTALDSLLTTMVYFCKPGTILLWANKFRFSTDYEFLEKLCNIFNTTILAEFPESNVKLLKATVREN, from the exons ATGATCTCTGCACAGCAACCACCGTTCCCCAACAATATTCAGAGAGTCATGGACTGCCCaactgaggaagaagaaacctGTGAAGAGCAGTCTGAGTCTGAAAACTGCACTTGCAGCTCCACGTGTGCATCCTCAACAGCAGAACCCAACTCAG ATTTACCAGTAACCCTTAAAATACTACAGAACTGGGTTCCTAGAGCTTCCCACTACTTCGACAAAGAGCACTACACGTATGTGGGTCACCAGATTGTCATTCAGGAGTCCATAGAACACTTTGGAGCCGTGGTGTGGCCGGGG GCACTGGCTTTATCTCAATATCTGGAAACAAATCAAGAACAATTCAACCTCAAAGACAAAAGAGTTTTGGAAATTGGTGCTGGAACAGGCTTGGTTTCCATTGTGGCCTGTCTCTTAG gAGCTTACGTCACAGCTACTGATTTGCCTGAAGTTCTTGAAAATCTCTCATATAATATTTcaagaaatacacaaaacatGAATATGCACAAACctgaagtgagaaaactcgtaTGGGGAGAAGGCCTCAACGAAGACTTTCCTGTATCAACTTACCATTATGATTTCATCCTGGCAAGTGATGTTGTGTACCACCATACAGCTCTGGACTCCCTGCTAACAACTATGGTGTATTTTTGTAAGCCAGGAACAATATTACTATGGGCAAATAAATTCAGATTCAGTACAGACTACGAATTTTTGGAAAAACTTTGCAATATATTTAACACAACCATTCTAGCAGAATTTCCAGAATCAAATGTCAAGCTGCTTAAAGCCACAGTAAGAGAGAATTAA